A window of Quercus robur chromosome 12, dhQueRobu3.1, whole genome shotgun sequence genomic DNA:
TGGCTGATTTTTATAATAGTAGtagtcttctttctcaaaaaaaaaaaaaaaaaaaaaaaattcaaggccTACATACAAGAAATGGAGGACGTTGTGCAAGCAAATTTTTCCTAATTCTTCAAGGATCTTGCCAACATTTGCTACATCACTCTTGAATCAAGCTCCATTGCTATATGGTACAAAGTTCTTGGAAATATTtgctaaaaaaagaagaaaagaagaagctcTCATGAAGAATTAAATATCACTCTTGCCACCCTCCACAAGCAAAAATCAAGCCAAGTCCTACTTGAGTACATCCAGCGGTTCTTGATACTATTCCGGACTACCTACGGTTGTATCTTTGCAACACACAATTTGTCCAGCTACTGTAAAGGCTTGAAAAAGTTACTGCCTTGCATcgctagagagagaaagtttatAAAGATAAGCACTTTATAGTCTCTTGCTATTTCTGTTCATGATACAGTGAATGGTGAAAAAAACTAGAAGGCAATGGTCAACAATTTGAAAAACATATACCTCTACCTTAATTGTACCGCTGGAGAAGATGAAGTGATCATTCACAAGTGGCTAGTGGATGATATTTCCAAATCTATGCCTCTTCAACGCCTCTCCACATTTAGGGGTTTAGTCTCATTGATCCAAAGGTTTCATTTCCGAGGGCTACAATTTGGTAAGGATCAAAAAGTATCAACTACATCAATGGAGCAATTCCACTACATAACTCTATCGGTCTAGCAGCGCCCAATCCCTTTCAAGAACATTTTAATTGGCattcatcacaaaattacaagCAACAAATGAAGCTCTATTTATCAACAAAGATCTATATTGGAGTACTACTATTTCCGGCCATGGTAGCCTAATGCACCATCAAGTCGTGGCAACCCCACACATATTCAAAGTCATGATAATTAATCATATCCATCACTCCGTTGGAATCCTTAAAATCTCATACATCACCAAAGTTGCGATGATATTACACTTGAGGGCTTGGTCTCTCACTATTACAGCAGCTCATTCAAGAAAGCTACATGTGGATCTAGATAAAGATCAAtcaatccaccaaaaaaaatgaagccTTTTAAGTTCAACAAAGCTACTACTCCAACTATGGAAGCTTCAGCTACATCAACTTGCTATCGCTGTACCCTATGAGACAGCTAATGCAGCCCACATGTCTAGCAGCAATTTTATCACTCTAGCAGTACTATCAGCGTGTTCCTATCAAATTTAGCACATCATCTCCAGTGGCCAACAACCTTGGATTCGCTCATTTACAAAGTCTTCAAGTAACGTCTTCACTTGTGCATGCCCTCACAAAGCAAGCCTTAGCAAGACAAGCCATTGCAAAGCAAGCCCATGCATTCAGGGGGCTGAATGTTGAGGACAAATTTTCACACCACatgaaatttatttcattggCAACTCGCACCACATCAACAAATTATGGATTTTGGAAAAACCtcttttaaagcccaaaagagccCATATTCACAAAATGACGCCAAAGCCCATGGTCCAAAACCCAAGGAGATATTATCTCATCAAAGCCCATAGTTCAAGCTCATGAcacaacatctcatttttggTTCATGAGTCTCATCGGGGGAATTTTAGGAgttgtggtttggagggccaagaagtATGTTCGGTAAAGTTCCAGCagttcaaagttgataaaggaaaaCATGTTGCTTGGCATGTCTTTCCCAATTCCCTAAACTCTGACAGGTCAGTGTGTAATAGGTATCATTTGGTAAGCCTCtcatatcacataacacttaaaatagTAAAACTCCCTatgctctttacataaaaattaatgtttatcatataatataagtttaaaaatgtaattatattatttcatataaattatatttttatttaaatcaatCCTAAGCACATGGCTAAATCtatattaatatctcatatctaTCATTAAATGCTTTACTtactctccaagatttggtCAAAACACAAGGAGACCATAATTATatctctaaaacttcatcaaatatcaaccaactagtttattacttaccaaaattatattgtaataaaaccatggactaaacatataattttccaaATGAGGAAACTTAGCCAAAAATTCCAGCAACAACCCTAGCAGAAGCTGCTTTTCCTCTAGTAGAAGCTGCAACAGCTCCAGCAGTAGCTTAGGCAGTTGACACATGTCCAAAAGTGATATCATCAACCCATTAATGCTCAATCCTAGCGACTACCTGCTATACCAAAAGAAGTAAGGATCCTATAAAAGTTATCTTTACCATTTTCAACCAAACCCATGAATTTAATGCTAAATATTTCCTCCAACAGAAGCTATCATTCAGGTGACATCATCCAGCAGTGTCAGCTGCTGTAACAGCTACTGTTGTATAACTGACAGTTGTGTCAGCTGCTGTACAGCTATGACTAACAACTGTAATAGCTACTCCAATAGCATTAAAGtgatctcaaaattttctcttttagcTAGAGCCCAAAAACCAATTAAGGAAATCACTTACTTTGCCAAAGACTTTtccttatttattaaatttcttttctacTAATTCTAATTAGTTACATACTTGGCTTCatataaagaggaccaagccacacactaaCACGCCCCACTatccatctctctctcacttttttattCTGAAATATCATCATCTTGCTGCCCATATCTCTAAACATTTCCATATTTCTCCatctctcttacaaaatctctcttcttagATAACACGTATTACACACACCACCACCCATCTCTCCCACACTTTAATATTCTGAAACTTCATCATTTTGCTACCCAtaaacacatctccatctcattctttatttctcttacaaaatctcccttcttagaaagcaacataacCCATGACATAACACAAAAAGCCACTCCAACAACAACTATAAGTTCATGTATTTATTATACTTAACCTCCGTATCTCTCATACTTTCCTATATTTTACAAACACATTCCTCACAAAATACCcatacatattacaaacaccatatctcacaaaacatatatattttttaccatcTCCATACATCTTAAAAGACATCAAACTTATAGTTCTAAAAGCCCCTCTCATAGAAGGCAATATCACTCATATctgactaaaaactaaaagagcattacaatggaaaaatcatttaagtgcatgataaagGGGATAAACTTAACCAACCTATGCACACGGCTGGACATATTCTCTCTTCctccagttgcacccatttttccccttcaatcatGAAGTCACCATGAAATAACTCATAATATCATATTGTACCACTGGACTCATTTTATCATGCTACTGAAATGTTATAAGTCCACTGATGTTATATGACTGAAGCCACAAACTATGAAGATaaatcattatatttttatctccCAAATTATACTATTGaatatattttactttattatcATTGTACCATTGGACTTATGTTATTATGCCGCTAGAATGCTATCAACTCACTAATGCTATACGGCTAGAGCcacaaatcatataaagaaTAAAGTGATGCTATATGGTTGAAGtaagaaacataaaatataagtcaATATTTTCTCAGTCTTTGAAATTACATCGTTAAGTATGTGTTAACTCATTATTATGGTATTGCTGGATGCAAGTTACTTTAATATCATCTCACTATTTAATAAAACATGATCTCACtatttcattaatgaaaatatatattaataaattgatcTATTATCGTTGGACATATTATTCGGACATAAACCATCGATGGACATATATTATTCAGACATATACCACTAATGGACATATATTACTTAGACATGAACCACTATTGAATGTGTAATGTTTGGACATAAACCACAGCTGGATATGTATTATTTGGACATAAACCATTGCTGAACATACCTTATTATATTGAATATGAACTATACCACAGTTGGATATGGACTATTGGACTTATCCCATTATTGGACATTATGACAATTAATTAATCATTCTAATGGACATTACTTAACACACATAATAATAACGTTCAACTCACTGTTTAATCAAATCTATTATGCttaacatattatttttttatttcaaccattatcatgattctaagactttgggctttatctattttttaggCTTAAAAATGCACCGGAAGCCATTGGTCTATGCGGCCCAATGTCGAGTTCCGGATTGAACTCcccaaaacaaatttgattCTAACAGAGTCACACCTCCAACAGAAGACATGGGGCTACGTGCAAAAACCACCCTCGACAACGGTCGCACcacaaaatcaataaaaaattaaacacacccacacatagACACACCAatagagacagagagagtaTTTTTGTGAATTTATGGTTATGGGTTGACTAGAGTGGTGCTTGTGGATCATGGATTGGTGCTTTGATTGTGGATCATTGATCGGTGATCGTGGATTGGTGGATTGTGTATTGGTGATTGGAGAGGCAATTTCATCACCATTGCCATTGCCGCATGTGGATCGGTGATGTGGATCGATGTTGGTGATGTAGATAGGTGCTTGTGAGTCGACGGAGATTAGTGGTGCTTATGGGTTTTGATGCTTGTGGTGCTTGTGATGGAGAGTTGATCTGACcgtgagagaaagaagaagaaagaagaggaagaaaaaggaagaaaaaagaagaggaggaaaaagaaagaagaagaaagaaaaggaagaataagaaaaaagaaacaacaaagtAGAATaggataaaataatattaaaagaagaacataaaaatattatttatataaaatatattgtataatagatgaactgatgtgggtgttttgtaaaagtgatggtgtaaaatagaaaaagtagggtttttttttttggtaaaatagacagaattttttagaagaattgatgtggttgctcttatCTCTAATTGTGTGGGTCAAGAATCAAGATATATGGGAGTAAAGGAACTATTCGATCAGCAGAGTTATCATTCCATGAGCTAGGAGTGAGTAATAGGGATAACACTAATTTAGGTAATAGAATTCTTGATAATCTTAGTTTAGTACAAAGCTTGGATCAATGCTCTTATTGAGTATTGGATCCATAAAGATTATGACACGTGTCTACTTTTAGTCACATGTTATGATCCTAAAGGGTCCAATGTATGACCTAATATATTAACTATTGTGGTACAACATCATTTTCGGTCTTATTCTAGAATCTAGCATGAAAGGAAGAATAGACCTTAAGTTGTAAGTTTCTTAAGCCAGAAGAAAGAACATTCATGGTTGGGTTGTGACCTAACGATGGCAGTAATATGAGAATATTGACTGTATATGAGACGTAGTGCAATAAGCAAAGTTAGAGGAGACTTTGACTGTCAGTAGCGATCATTGTTGTAATGCTAAACCTACCATATTTAAAGCTCCAAATGTTGAATTGCATGCAACACTAGTGCTCAGTTTAATTGCAATCAATTTATAAAAGATTGAAATTGAATATTGAACTGTTCTATGTCAATGCCATCCCTCAAGAAGCCACCGACATTAGGCGTATTGCTTATTAAAATGTTCAGATTTCTCATTTCTCTAGAATTATGACTTTTCTTTTCGTTTTGTGCGCTTGTTCCTCTTCGTCAGAATTTTGGTGCGCGACTTTTCTTTTGgatatagttatatatatattttagaaaatttttaccaaaaaagtaaataatttttttatttttttttaatttttcataaaagtggtatcaattttttttttttaaatgatcatTAACAATTACTTCAAAAGCATCAATTAATATAACCCTTTATATATAACCGTGCTTTCAATGACAGTTTGACACAACAATACTTAtgtatttgaaattatttagagACTCTCTAAtgtattgtattttaaaaaattgtatcaaaGTTTTGCTTTATGTAATTATTAAACACTTACTGTATAAGATAAACAtaaaagctttttattttttttttaaggaaaagatAAACATAAAAGCTCAGCAACCCTTcttacaaatatttataatgatGCAATCATtggaattttataattttcttcatAATAACTCGATATAAATTAAGTGgtacaattatgaaaataaccAAATATAAATCATTGATATATTGTATTCATTCTTATAtagcaattttcttttcttttttttaaatgactaaaatgccaaactatttataataataaaaaattaagttaagtAGGTAATTTGGAGtataagaaaaaattcataCAGTTTTGACTTGTACAATCGAGTTGAATGAGTTACAAAAAATTCACTGGATTTGATTGAGTTTGATGGGATCACATATATACTTAAACggtttaattaaataaatactaaaatctGTAGTGAGCTTGTCTTAGGGGAGTATATTTACACTATCGAGCATAGGTATCaattttttctccctattttagataaaaacatattttttctattttagttaaccactttttcttttcatttacaTTAAATTTCCTATTCTGAAGCTAATTTCATCTAAATATATAgtttctttattcatttttttattgtttttctcactgtttaaaatactaaaatttctTTATCACAGTTACTAagacacaaaaacaaatttatcatAAGTACTAAGAGTTTAagacacaaaaacaaataatacgATGTGGGTAGATTTTAGggtaatttttagttttggttacttattgagggaggaaaaaaagaagcctAGATATCTAGATTTCCCTTGTATATCTTCCATCTTGTCCAAGCGCATACTTTCTTGCAGTTCAGATGGAGATTAAGATCTTATCTTTTATGTATTGCTTGTTGACGTCATTTGAAGATGAGGGCAAGTTTTCTTGTTGACATTGTTTCAAGTGTTTTTCCATACAGCAATTCACGAAACATAATGGCAATTGGACTGTTGATCAACTACATGGAATAAATAAGAATGACTTTTCCAGACAGGATTTCTagtaattggatttttttttgggtaccatatatattgatttctacatattatttgataattaaGTTAACATTATTTAATTCTAAATAATCAATGAGAAAAATATAGTGTATATGGATACAAGTTACTAATCATCTTattaatcttcttcttttttcttgctAAGatataacaacaataacaacaagtTTTAATTCCAAATTTATGAGGTTAACTATGAATTCTTGACAAATCAATTAAGGTCAGCtatatgtaattttttcttcaattctatTTCTCTGATTTCTATCTAaagtcatattcttaatttgttactttcttaattcataatttttttaaaaatttctacTAACGTTAATTTgggtctttcttttctttttttaattccctCAACTTGGATTTAACTCACTTTTTATTACCGGTGTATTAATTGACATCCTCTAAACATTATTAAACTATATATCTCAAGCAACACTCTTGTCCTTTCATCAATAAGAGCTATCTCTATATTTAAGTGGATTTCCTCATTTCgaatcttatttgattttttttttttttaattccctcAACTTGGAtctaactcactctttcttatcTATGCATTAATTGATATCATCTGaacatgaccaaaccatctTAAGTGactttctcatatttttgtCAATAGGAGCAACCCCTATATTTAAGTGAATTTCCACATTTTAAATCATATCTTTGCATCTATCTCCATTTATCCATGTTCATATTCTCATTTCAATTATACTCATCTTATGAATATGCTGCTTCTTAACAACCTAACATTCGATACAATAGAGCATAGTTGGTCATATAGtaatcttataaaattttcattttaacttAATAGGTATTCTACGATCACATAATACCCTTGATATACTTCTCCACCTAATTTGTATTCTTGTTTAAACTTACATTCCATGTACTCTGTTTTAATCATACTTTATTAAAATCTTTTAGATTCTAGAGTGTCTTGTCAAATTTCTAATTTGGCATTAACTCCACTTCATCAACTAAAACCATATCATCTATAAAAAAGCAAACATAGAAGGATACAATTTTCCCTTAAATTAATTTAGTGAGCTTATTAATCACTAGTCCAAAAAGAATATTGACTTAATGTTTTCTTCTTGCTAAGATAATAGATATAGTATTTTTATCTTTGAGTATTTACCTTAATGTCATATAACACCTTTACCGATTCATCTCAACATTAGATAAGGCgctcaattaaattttcaagaaCCTTTTAGTGTCAATAGTTTGTTCATTCAACCTTATATGGGCGCACTTAGACTTTGATTACTTCCCCCATAGGCCAATGAGTGAATTAGTCAAATATGTACAGAAACACCGACATAAAGAGTTGCGAAATGCTAAccatagttgtaaatcaaaaCTAAGCATTGTTAGTTGTTAGGTTaagcagaaaaataaaattataattcaccaaaaaaaaaaaaaaaagtaaataaaaacagACATTAAGGAGGTTATGACTTATGAACGTTAAGTTCTTCCATATTTCATagagatattttattattattattttttggcacAAGCTTACGTAGATATTTTAATACAACGTACATCAAAGTGAATACGTTTCATAGCGTCTGCGCAACACTAATTACGCATGCTCACAAAGCTTCAGAGCTTTGATTATTACTTACACCTCTTATTTGCATACTTGCTACTAGTTCTCTGTCTCATATACGAAAGCAAAGTTCTGCTTCAAGGGCAGAACACCACCTTATAGTTAGTCCCACCATTGCAAGTAAATGTGCTTGTTGCATCATCCTTAGGGTAACTATAAGCACTCGGGCACCGATCTTTGAAAAATTTGGAATAATTTGTAGGTCCACAGTTTCCAGAATTGCAACAATATTCATTGGTCTTGAATACAGTACAAGGGTTGTTACACCCACTAGGAGCTTTCAATTGAGCTGGGCACTGTCCATTGATATCagcaacacattttattcctttGGTGCACCCACCAGAGGTGGGACTAAATTCCATGGGAACATTAAACCCATCAACAAGAGAGATGTCAAAGAAATCCAAGTTTTGATATTGATTTAGCGCAAATTCAGCAAGGGTGTTTGGAGGTGCACCATAAGCTTGGCATTGAAGAAGTCCACCACAGTCACCGGTTTGACATCTGCCACGCCCAGAGCCATCGAAATTGCACCCAGTTCGAGCCCAAATGCGGGCCCCTGTTGTGCCAGCGTTGACGTCAAGGGGCCAAGACTCGCGTGGGTTGAGCCGCCTGCCACCACCAGGAACGGCTGCTGCCCAAACTGTGAAGGGACAATTGTTTCTAATATCAAATCTGGCTGCATGGGCTAAGGCACTAAAAAGAGTTAttaagaggaagaagaaaatgggtAGGTGTTTGGACAGGCTCATTTTGGGGATTAGTAAGAGATTAGCAATAAGATTTAGTGGGCTTGTGCTGTGTTAGGAAATGGGTGAGGGTTTATATAGGCATTAGGATTGACTATGGGATGTTATTCATGTTATGCAGGGGGACCTACCGAGTTAGTGCGCACTGGAATTTTCACAATCCAATTAacatttttgttagaaaatttGGCTGTGTTTATGGTAGTTGGCTTGACTTGAATACGAGTCAACAAATGAGTCCAGGCTCCAGCAATCTAACGCCATCCCGCCTAACcctaagaaaaggaaaaatggttATTGCTAAGTGGTTGCTTTGGGATTCAGTGAATCATGGCCAAAAAAGTATGTGTAAGTGGCTCAATATCATCATTCAGTTCTTTGTAGGATAACTTGAATTCAAATATCTCTTCAGTCACCCAGTGtcaggaaaataataataataataatagtaataaaactTCATTATGTTATTTGTGAAAGATGCCTTTCATCTATAATCAATATTTCCAGAATAAGTTTCCTCCATATGGTTGTGAACACCCCTAATTGTTTTGGCTCAACCAGTAGGCTAACTTAGGCCATTATTTTAAGGCCCCTAAGTGTAAGTGGAAAAAAGGTTCCAAATATGggacaacaaaaatttcaaaaaaaaaaaaaaaatcttaaattttagtcAGTACTAATTcaataataatctttttttattaaaaaaaaaaacactaaaaaatttttggacaattAATTATCTTGGAGGATTAATTAAGCCCCaaaattttaccatttcatGACAATCACTATCTTAATAGGTGTGTACTCTGTCTTACTCTCTCTTTCTGATGATTAGAATTCTTCATATATATGCATCTGAATTTTAGATTAATCTAACCCCCTACACGCACTAAAAACATAGAACCATCTtagatatctctctctctccaaaataataataataataataataagctaAAATATTGCCCCAAATAATCTAAAATTGCCCTTAGATTTATCATTTCTACCTGAAATAGTAGTCAGGCAGCTCTCTTAGCAATAGCAATCCCTTGAAGATGTAAAAcaaattctattattattattattattattattattattattattattattctgtGACATAATGGGAGAATAAAAggcaattttttcatttttaaaaaacatggtAGACATTcacttttctgggtttttgaaGCAAATTTATATTTGGTAAAGACTAAAGAAGGAGAAAGGCTATACTCCCCTCCAGTGGCTGTACTACAGTGAGTCAATGACTACACTCTTCTAGATCTAttctttgtatatatatatattttttttaatctttctttttgaattgataaatttataatttgaaaaattaagaaaagtcAAACACTATACAGTTGAGCCACCGATAGCTAGTAATCATGCCTtctttattagaaaatattCAATAGGAATCTGTTTTGCACTCTCTAAGGTTTGGtttagttttaggtttttttttttttttttttttggaaaagtatttattctattttattttattagatgaatctttttttcttttttcttttttaaagtagAGATAAAACAAGAGACAATGTAAACGTCTAAAGAAGAATAaccttatataatttttaatatttttatttattaatctttaaGTCTAATCCATGGTATTTGATCATTTTGTATAAAATTAATTACTACTATTTGTTTGGTTAGTACTAATTCGTCAActtatttaatgatttttttttttaggttgagaGACTATTAGGTGATCCTATTGTTAAGTAAAGATTTAATAGTATCTTTtgataaatcaagttttatcattctacattttaaaaattatgatacCCAGTTACATTATAATGTTATATTATAGATAgctttttatttgtaattttttattataaaattatactagaaaatatgtatttgaatatatatatatatatatatatataattacaaaacaacaatataaaaaagaattaaatctcaaaaaaaaatctctaaataaatttttattagtaataaaaaatatgaaataaataagtgaaaattttacaaatgaacaataaatttatataaaaaaagagagttaaaagataattatatatacagtaacaagataaaaatgaaaataattatccatattatcaattaaaaaattagatgttAAAAGTACTTGAATACAAAAGTTAATTAGTAATGTTGCATATTAAAaggcaataaaaataaatcttaaatacaaaatattatatataaaattaataatatatcataGATATTTAAATAGTAGAAAAGgtccaattttaaaattgtcaCTTGGAGCCTCAAAATTCCTTTAGCTGGTCATAAATCTTAAgcaaaatgaaattcaaatatatcctatataaaaaataatttaatcaagaaacacaaaaatatgGAAGATGGATCAGAGGAGACACAAGAATTTAGAGCACTAGTATCAAGTGTGCTAACCTTCATTAGATGTgtcaaaatgtcaaataaatttACTACAATAACATTCTAATTCTAATAATAGTCGAGTATATATAGGAAGATATGGAATAActatttggttattttttttattcaaaactttctctctcttcatgaCCGTTGggattaattaataattattcaaactttctctctagtctctactCTATCTCTTTAATGATGTTGGGaacatcaaaaaagaaagaattaaaaaattaagaaagaataaataaagcggtaaaataatagaatatgtGATATAGGATGTACTGTAATTAAAGtgatatgttaaaatagataaagtaaaattttaaagtgtcaagatagtttttttttagagtgcCTGATAGTGTTATTGCTCTTAGTGAGATT
This region includes:
- the LOC126709976 gene encoding protein P21-like, with amino-acid sequence MSLSKHLPIFFFLLITLFSALAHAARFDIRNNCPFTVWAAAVPGGGRRLNPRESWPLDVNAGTTGARIWARTGCNFDGSGRGRCQTGDCGGLLQCQAYGAPPNTLAEFALNQYQNLDFFDISLVDGFNVPMEFSPTSGGCTKGIKCVADINGQCPAQLKAPSGCNNPCTVFKTNEYCCNSGNCGPTNYSKFFKDRCPSAYSYPKDDATSTFTCNGGTNYKVVFCP